CGCTCATTCTGCGTGATAAAGACAACACTCAGCGCTTTCTGGAGGAGGAGGCCGAGAAGATGAAGCAGGTGGCGGAGGAGGCAGCACGGCTGAGTGTGGCGGCCCAGGAGGCCGCCCGCCTGCGGCAGCTAGCAGAGGAAGACCTGGCTCAGCAGCGGGCGCTGGCTGAAAAGATGCTGAAGGAAAAGATGCAGGCGGTGCAGGAGGCCACAAGGCTCAAGGCCGAGGCGCAGCTGCTGCAGCAGCAGAAGGAGCTTGCACAGGAGCAGGCGCGGCGGCTACAGGAGGACAAGGAGCAGATGGCGCAGCAACTGGTGCAGGAGACTCAGGGTTTCCAGCGCACCCTGGAGGCGGAGCGCCAGCGGCAGCTGGAGATGAGCGCAGAGGCTGAGCGCTTGAAGCTGCGCGTGGCCGAGATGAGCCGGGCCCAAGCCCGGGCGGAGGAGGATGCCCAGCGCTTCCGTAAGCAGGCTGAGGAGATAGGTGAGAAGCTGCACCGCACTGAGCTCGCCACGCAAGAGAAGGTGACACTAGTGCAGACGCTGGAGATCCAGCGGCAGCAGAGCGACCAAGATGCCGATCGCCTGCGGGAGGCCATTGCTGAGCTGGAGCGGGAGAAGGAGAAGCTCAGGGAGGAGGCCAGGTCACTACAGCTCAAGTCCGAGGAGGTACTGGCCTCACCACTCGCACACAGGTGGGCGGGCAGGCCTGGGTGGGGTGTCCCCAGGGCCCCGATGTCCCTGACCATCCTCCCCTTTCACAGATGCAGACCGTGCAGCAGGAACAGCTGCTACAGGAGACGCAGGCCCTGCAGCAGAGCTTCCTCTCAGAGAAAGACAGCCTGCTGCAGCGGGAACGCTTCATCGAGCAGGAGAAGGCCAAGCTGGAGCGGCTCTTCCAGGATGAGGTGGCCAAGGCTCAGGAGCTGCGTGAGGagcagcggcggcagcagcagcagatggagcaggagaagcagcagctgcTGGCCAGCATGGAGGAGGCCCGGCGGCAGCAGCGTGAGGCTGAAGAGGGCGTGCGGCGCAAGCAGGAGGAGCTGCAGCGCCTggagcagcagcggcagcagcaggaGAAGCTGCTGGCCGAGGAGAACCAGAGGTTGCGCGAGCGGCTACAGCAGCTGGAAGAGGAGCACCGGGCTGCATTGGCACACTCGCAGGTTGTGGCCTCCAAAATCCTACCTAACGGCCGGGATGCACCCGACGGCCCAGCCACAGACGCGGAGCCCGAGCACGCCTTCGATGGTCTGCGGCGGAAGGTGCCAGCCCAGCGGCTACAAGAGGTAGGCATCCTGAGCATGGAGGAGGTACAGCGCCTGGAGCAGGGCCACACCACGGTGGCCCAGCTCTCGCAGCGGGAGGACGTGCGCCGCTACCTGCAGGGCCGCAGCAGCATCGCAGGGCTGCTACTGGAGCCAACCGGTGAGAAGCTGAGTGTGTATGCCGCCCTGCAGAGGCAGCTTCTGAGCCCAGGCACAGCCCTCATCCTGCTTGAGGCTCAGGCGGCCTCAGGCTTCCTCCTGGATCCCGTGCGGAACCGTCGGCTGACTGTCAATGAGGCCGTGAAGGAGGGCCTGGTGGGCCCCGAGCTGCATCATAAGCTGCTGTCGGCCGAGCGCGCCGTCACTGGCTACAAGGACCCTTACACTGGGGAGCAGATCTCCCTGTTCCAGGCCATGAAAAAGGACCTGATCGTCAGGGACCACGGCATCCGCCTGCTGGAGGCCCAGATCGCCACGGGCGGCATCATCGACCCGGTGCACAGCCACCGCGTGCCCGTGCATGTGGCCTACCAGCGTGGCTATTTTGACGAGGAAATGAACCGTGTGCTGGCGGACCCGAGCGACGACACCAAGGGCTTCTTTGACCCCAACACGCACGAGAACCTCACCTACCTACAGCTGATGGAGCGCTGTGTGGAGGACTCTGAGACTGGCCTGCGCCTCCTGCCACTCACAGACCAGGCCGCTAAGGGTGGTGAGCTAGTCTACACTGACTCAGAGGCCCGGGACGTGTTTGAGAAGGCTACTGTGTCCGCACCATTTGGCAAGTTCCAGGGCAGGACGGTGACCATCTGGGAGCTCATCAACTCTGAGTATTTCACGGCGGAGCAGCGGCGGGACCTGCTGCGTCAGTTCCGCACAGGCAAGGTGACTGTGGAGAAGATCATCAAAATCGTCATCACTGTGGTTGAGGAACACGAGCAGAAAGGCCAGCTCTGCTTTGAGGGTCTGCGCGCCCTGGTGCCCGCCGCCGAGCTGCTAGACAGCCAGGTCATCAACCGTGACCTCTATCGCCAGCTGCAGAGGGGCGAACGCTCAGTGCAAGAGGTAGCTGAGGTGGACGCTGTGCGACAGGCTCTGCGGGGCACCAACGTCATCGCAGGTGTGTGGCTGGAGGAGGCAGGGCAGAAGCTGAGCATCTACGAAGCCCTGAAAAAAGAATTATTGCAGCCAGAGGTGGCTGTGGCCCTGCTGGAGGCCCAGGCTGGCACCGGGCACATCATTGACCCCGCCACAAGCGCCCGGCTCACCGTAGACGACGCCGTGCGCGCTGGCCTGGTGGGGCCTGAGCTGCACGAGAAGCTGCTGTCGGCTGAGAAGGCTGTGACAGGCTACAAGGACCCGTACTCGGGGCAGAGCGTTTCCCTGTTCCAGGCCCTGAAGAAGGGCCTCATCCCCAAGGAGCAGGGTCTGCGCCTGCTAGATGCCCAACTCTCCACAGGTGGCATTGTGGATCCCAGCAGGAGCCACCGTGTGCCTCTGGATGTTGCTTGTGCCCGGGGTTACCTGGACAAGGAGACCAGCAAAGCTTTGTTGGCACCCAGGGATGACGCCAAGACTTACTACGACCCCAGTACACGGGAGCCTGTCACCTATGGCCAGCTCCAGCAGCAGTGCCGGCCCGACCAGCTGACGGGTCTGAGCCTGCTGCCGCTCTCAGAGAAGGCCGCCCGGGCCCGGCAGGAGGAGATCTACTCTGAGCTCCAGGCCCGTGAGACCTTCCAGAAGACCACGGTCGAGGTGCCTATGGGCAGCTTCCAGGGCAGGACAGTGACCATCTGGGAGCTGATCAGCTCTGAGTACTTCACAGAGGAACAGAGGCTGGAGCTGCTGCGTCAGTTCCGTACAGGCAAGGTCACTGTGGAGAAGATCATTAAGATTGTCATCACCATCGTGGAAGAGGTGGAGACTGTGCGGCGTGAGAAACTCTCCTTCAGTGGTCTCCGTGCCCCGGTGCCGGCCAGTGAACTCTTGGCTGCTGGGGTCCTCAGCAGTGCTCAGTTTGAGCAGCTCAAGGACGGCAAGACATCGGTCAAGGATCTGTCGGAGGTGGACTCTGTGCGGACGCTCCTCCAGGGCACTGGTTGCCTCGCTGGCATCTACTTGGAGGACTCCAAAGAGAAGGTGACCATCTACGAGGCCATGCGGCGTGGCCTGCTCAGGCCCAGCACGGCCGCGCTCCTGCTTGAGGCCCAGGCAGCCACCGGCTTCCTGGTGGACCCTGTGCGGAACCAGCGCCTGTATGTCCACGAGGCCGTGAAAGCGGGCATCGTGGGCCCCGAGCTGCACGAGAAGCTGCTATCGGCTGAGAAGGCCGTCACCGGCTACAAGGACCCGTACTCGGGTAACACCATCTCCCTGTTCCAGGCCATGAAGAAGGGCCTTGTCCTCAGAGACCACGGCATCCGCCTGCTGGAGGCCCAGATCGCCACGGGCGGCATCATCGACCCGGTGCACAGCCACCGCGTGCCCGTGCACGTGGCCTACCAGCGCGGCTACTTTGACGAGGAAATGAACCGCGTCCTGGCAGACCCGAGCGATGACACCAAGGGCTTCTTCGACCCCAACACGCATGAAAACCTAACCTACCGGCAGCTATTGGAGCGCTGTGTGGAGGACCCCGAGACCGGCCTGCGCCTCCTGCCGCTGAAGGGGGCAGAGAAGGTGGAGGTGGTAGAGACCACGCAGGTGTATACGGAGGAGGAGACCCGGAGGGCATTTGAGGAGACGCAGATTGACATCCCGGGTGGCGGCAGCCATGGCGGCTCCACCATGTCCCTGTGGGAGGTGATGCAGTCGGACTTAATCCCCAAGGAGCAGCAGGCACGCCTCATGGCCGACTTCCAGGCTGGCCGGGTGACCAAGGAGCGCATGATCATTATCATCATTGAAATCATCGAGAAGACCGAGATCATCCGCCAGCAGAACTTGGCTTCCTATGACTACGTCCGCCGCCGCCTCACCGCCGAGGACCTATATGAGGCCCGGGTCATCTCCCGCGAGGCCTATAACCTACTCCGGGAGGGCACCAAGAGCCTCCGTGAGGTACTGGAGGCGGAGTCCGCCTGGCGCTACCTGTACGGCTCGGGCTGTGTGGCCGGCGTCTACCTCCCTGGCTCCAGGCAGACACTGACCATCTATCAGGCCCTCAGGAGGGGGCTGCTGAGCGCTGAGGTGGCCCGCTTACTGCTGGAGGCACAAGCAGCCACGGGTTTCCTTCTGGACCCAGTGAAGGGCGAGCGGCTCACCGTGGATGAGGCTGTGCGCAAGGGCCTGGTTGGCCCCGAGCTACACGACCGGCTGCTGTCAGCCGAGCGGGCCGTGACCGGCTACCGCGACCCCTACACGGAGCAGACCATCTCACTATTCCAGGCCATGAAGAAGGACCTGATCCCTGCCGAGGAGGCCTTACGGCTGCTGGATGCCCAGCTGGCCACAGGTGGCATCGTAGACCCACACCTGGGCTTCCACCTTCCACTGGAGGTAGCCTACCAGCGTGGCTACCTCAGTGTGGACACACACGACCAGCTGTCGGAGCCCAGCGAGGTGCGCGCCTACGTGGACCCGTCCACGGACGAGCGCCTGAGCTACACGCAGCTGCTCCGGCGGTGCCGCCAGGACGAGAAGAGCGGCCAGCTGCTGCTGCCGCTCTCAGACGCCCGCAAGCTGACCTTCCGTGGCCTGCGCAAGCAGATCACAGTGGAAGAGCTGGTGCGTTCGCAGGTCATGGATGAGGCCACAGCACGGCAGCTGCAGGAGGGCCTGGCCTCTGTCGAGGAGGTCACCAAGAACCTGCAGAAGTTCTTGGAGGGCACCAGCTGCATCGCCGGGGTGTTTGTCGATGCCACCAAGGAGCGGCTGTCGGTGTACCAGGCCATGAAGAAGGGCATCATCCGGCCCGGCACGGCCTTTGAGCTCCTAGAGGCCCAGGCGGCCACTGGCTACATCATCGACCCCATCAAGGGGCTCAAGCTGACCGTGGAGGAAGCTGTGCGCATGGGCATTGTGGGTCCAGAGTTCAAGGACAAGCTGCTGTCGGCCGAGCGCGCTGTCACCGGCTATAAGGACCCTTACTCTGGGAAGCTCATCTCTCTGTTCCAGGCCATGAAGAAGGGCCTGATCCTCAAGGACCACGGCATCCGCCTGCTGGAGGCCCAGATTGCCACGGGCGGCATCATTGACCCCGAGGAGAGCCACCGGCTGCCCGTGGAGGTGGCCTACAAGCGCGGCCTGTTTGACGAGGAGATGAACGAGATCCTGACCGACCCCTCAGATGACACCAAGGGCTTTTTCGACCCCAACACGGAGGAGAACCTCACCTACCTGCAGCTGATGGAGCGCTGCATCACCGACCCCCAGACGGCCCTCTGCCTCCTGCCATTGAAGGAGAAGAAGCGGGAGCGGAAGACGTCCTCCAAGTCCTCCGTGCGCAAGCGCCGCGTGGTGATCGTGGACCCTGAGACGGGCAAGGAGATGTCGGTGTATGAGGCCTACCGCAAGGGCCTGATTGACCACCAGACGTACCTGGAGTTGTCCGAGCAGGAGTGCGAGTGGGAGGAGATCACCATCTCCTCCTCGGATGGCGTGGTCAAGTCCATGATCATTGACCGCCGCTCCGGCCGCCAGTACGACATTGATGAGGCCATCACCAAGAACCTCATTGACCGCTCGGCGCTGGACCAGTACCGCGCCGGCACGCTCTCCATCACTGAGTTTGCCGACATGCTCTCGGGCAACGCCAGCGGCTTCCGCTCCCGCTCATCCTCTGTGGGGTCCTCCTCCTCCTATCCCATCAGCCCAGCCGTCTCCAGAACCCAGCTGGCCTCCTGGTCCGACCCCACTGAGGAGACGGGCCCCGTGGCCGGCATCCTGGACACAGAGACACTGGAGAAGGTGTCGATCACAGAGGCCATGCACCGGAACCTGGTGGACAACATCACCGGGCAGCGGCTGCTGGAGGCGCAGGCCTGCACCGGGGGCATCATTGACCCCAACACCGGCGAGCGCTTCCCCGTCACCGACGCCGTCAACAAGGGCTTGGTGGACAAGATCATGGTGGACCGCATCAACCTGGCCCAGAAGGCCTTCTGCGGCTTCGAGGACCCACGCACCAAGACCAAGATGTCGGCCGCCCAGGCCCTGAAGAAGGGCTGGCTCTACTACGAGGCAGGCCAGCGCTTCCTGGAGGTGCAGTACCTGACGGGAGGCCTGATCGAGCCCGACACGCCCGGCCGCGTTCCCCTGGACGAGGCCCTGCAGCGCGGCATGGTGGATGCCCGCACCGCCCAGAAGCTGCGTGACGTGGGCGCGTACTCCAAGTACCTCACTTGCCCCAAGACCAAGCTCAAGATCTCCTACAAGGACGCGCTAGACCGCAGCATGGTGGAGGACGGCACGGGGCTGCGGCTGCTGGAGGCTGCTGCCCAGTCCAGCAAGGGCTATTACAGCCCCTACAGCGTCAGCGGCTCTGGCTCGACGACCGGCTCCCGCACCGGCTCGCGCACTGGCTCCCGAGCCGGTTCCCGCCGGGGCAGCTTTGATGCCACCGGCTCCGGCTTCTCCATgaccttctcttcctcctcctactCCTCCTCGGGCTACGGCCGCCGCTATGCATCAGGGCCCACGTCCTCCGTGGGGGGCCCCGAGTCTGCTGCAGCCTGAAGCCTGCCTGccccccccacctgccctcctgcTCTGCATGTGGCCAGGCTCCCCGCCCAGGCGCTGGCTCTTTCTTTGCTGTTTAAAGGTGTCTTCCTCCTAAGCGGTGCCTAAAGTTTAACCAAAAAGACCAgactaatatattaatatatacatgcTGTCCAGACAGCTTATGTCTTGGGGGACAGGGTCGATCCAGCCACACTGACCACCTCTCCCCCAGGCCCCTCCTCTCTACCTGCCACTCACCACAGCCAGGTGCCTTGGAGGGTCCAGAGCCAGGCCCCCAACTTAGCCCTCCCATCTTCCCAGGGAGGGGTCTACTTGGTGGAGGTCCCCTGCCCTACAGGCCGGCCACACCCAACGACCAACCAATCCTAGCTGCTTTGGGCGGCCTGTCACTAGCAGGGCTCTCAGGGCCTCCATTTTTCATCTGTTTCCAGAACTGACCTGTTGGCTCAGTGGGCCTTGCCAGGGACGGAGGGGACCTGGGCCAGCCATCTCTTCCAGCCTGCCCAGAGAAGCCCCTCCCCCATGGGAAGGTGAGGGTCCAGTCCGCAGAACCAGCCTGGGCCCAGGTCCTGCACAGCCCCTAACCCCCAACACTCTCCTGAGACCCCAGGCCTCTGGCTTCAGCCTTTTAGCCTCAGCTCCCTAGTAAGTGCCTTCTGTGTCCCCCTCGTACCCCAGGCCCCAAGGACCCAGGCCTGAGGTGGGAGATACACCCTCCTGGTGAATCTCGGGTGTGCTGGTTCTTCTCCCCCATGGACTCCGTGGCCCATTGAGCCTGGGGTGCTGCCTGCCTGTCTCTCCAGGGAGCTCAGCCCTTCATTGGTCCCAGGGACACTGGCTGGATGGTCTGTGCCAACCCAGGCAGCCCAGCCCAGTCCCTGCCCCACCGAGCCCCCAGTCTTGGTGACTTTCACCCCTGCCTCTACCCTCTGACTGTGCTTTGCATGTTCCACTAACCTGGGCAGGTGGTGGGTGGAGGCGCCAGGCTTCCGGCTGCCTCCGTGAGGGCAGAACACTAACCTGACCATGGGCGGGCCTGTGGTGCCCGCCCCAATAAAAGCAATTCCACCCTCCTGTGGGTCCTGCGTCACTCTTTTGTCCTGGGGTCAAGTGTGCGTTGAGGTACGGTGGATGCTACAGCCCCGGGCTCGGAGTTTGGCTGCTGTGTCCTGGCCCAGGGCAGAGGAGCTGGGCCTCAGCGAAGACATTGGCCTGAGGCCACATGTCTCAGGCCAGAGAAACCCAGGTGAGCAGGCCTGAGCAGAGGCCAGGCGGAGGCTGGACCAGCTGCTGGCCATTCCCCGCCCTGCTGTCAGTTCAGGTGATGACCTGTCACTGCACAGCCCCTTCGGCTGGGTTTGTGATCGGCACTTCTGAGGTGGGGTGTCACATGCCCTCATATCAGTCTGCCATCAGCTGTGCCCCCCACCGCAGTGTGGAAATAAGCTGGTTCCCATCAGCCAAGGGTGGCCCTTCAGAGGAGGGTGTTGGGAGCCGGAGCAGAGCCTCAGCCCCCTGCTGGCGTCACCCTGGCCCCTCCGGTCCACTTGCCCCTCACATTTGTATTACAGCCTCTCTAGGTTTCTTCCTGGGAAAACTTAGAAGGAGGGTGAGTGGACACCTACAGCCCCCTAAGCCCCTGGTCCTGAGGCCACAAGTGATGCTCATCTCCTGCTTTGCCCGGGGCAGGTGGCGACCAGACCCTCATCTTTGGGGTCTGTGTTGTGGTGACCATGCCCCTGTCGGGCTCTGCTCGCCTTGACCACTTACAGTTGAAGCTAGTTCAGAAATACTGAGGTGCCCTGGACTGTGGCCTACCTCCACGTGACGGTCAGGACCATCCCTGCCAGGATGGTGACTGCCTGGCCTGCTGGTCCACTGGAATAAAGAACTGTCATGGTGGCAGCCATAGCTGTAAGTTGAGTGTGACACTTTCTCACTGTGTCTCAGGTGGTGGTGTTTTTCTTCTGGAGACCAGGACTATTATGTTCTCACAGCCTTTTAGAGGAGGTCTCAGAGTCGCTGCTATCTGTGCTTGTGCTGTTCTCGGGGGGCCTGAGAAAGCTTCCACTTCATGGGCTCTGGCTCTGAGACCTGGCTGAGACGGGGAAGCAGACCCATGATTATATTTTCATTGATAACGTTGAtgtagaattttctttttgttctatatGTAATAAGCTAGTGGCTTTCAAAGCATGGCCCCTGGACCACCAGCACCAGGACCACCTGGGAGCTCGTGAGATGCACAGTCTcgaccccaccccaggccctttGAACTAGAAACTCTGGGGCTTGACCCAGCTACTCATGTTTTAAGCCCTGCAGGTGATTGGCAGGAGCTAGAGAACTACTTGTCAGCTGCCCCTCACTGGCTGCCCATCTCTTTCATGTCTCAGGGCTACATGCTCTGTAAGCTGTCCTCGTATATCCCCATGGACCAGGCTCTCCGGCTGCCATTTCACCCTTCCCGTCTGTGTTcagctggggctgctgtaacaagtacTGCAGACTGGGGACtgaaaaaaacagatattttttcacagttctggaagctagaagtcttgAGTTCAAactgtgggcagggctggttcctgctga
Above is a window of Rhinolophus sinicus isolate RSC01 linkage group LG12, ASM3656204v1, whole genome shotgun sequence DNA encoding:
- the PLEC gene encoding plectin isoform X19; the encoded protein is MAALLPPGPPSDEQDFIQAYEEVRERYKDERDRVQKKTFTKWVNKHLIKHWKAEAQRHISDLYEDLRDGHNLISLLEVLSGDSLPRERDIIRSSRLPREKGRMRFHKLQNVQIALDYLRHRQVKLVNIRNDDIADGNPKLTLGLIWTIILHFQISDIQVSGQSEDMTAKEKLLLWSQRMVEGYQGLRCDNFTSSWRDGRLFNAIIHRHKPMLIDMNKVYRQTNLENLDQAFSVAERDLGVTRLLDPEDVDVPQPDEKSIITYVSSLYDAMPRVPDVQDGVKANELQLRWQEYRELVLLLLQWIRHHTASFEERRFPSSFEEIEILWCQFLKFKETELPAKEADKNRSKGIYQSLEGAVNAGQLKMPPGYHPLDVEKEWGKLHVAILEREKQLRSEFERLESLQRIVSKLQMEAGLCEEQLNQADALLQSDIRLLATGKAAQRAGEVERDLDKADHMLRILFNDVQSLKDGRHPQGEQMYRRVYRLHERLVAIRTEYNLRLKAGVAAPVTQVTQVTQSTQSTQRRPELEDSTLRYLHDLLAWVEENQRRVDSAEWGVDLPSVEAQLGSHRGLHQSIEEFRAKIERARTDEGQLAPAIRGTYRDCLGRLDLQFAKLLNSSKARLRSLESLHGFVAAATKELMWLSEREEEEVGFDWSERNANMAAKKESYSALMRELELKEKKIKEIQSTGDRLLREDHPARPTVESFQAALQTQWSWMLQLCCCIEAHLKENTAYFQFFSDVREAEEQLRKLQETLRRKYTCDRSITVTRLEDLLQDAQDEKDQLSEYRGHLSGLAKRAKAIVQLKPRTAVHPTRGSIPLLAVCDYKQVEVTVHKGDKCQMVGPAQPFHWKVVSSCGSEAAVPSVCFLVPPPNQEAQEAVSRLEAQHQALVTLWQQLHVDMKSLLAWQNFSRDLQLIRSWSLVTFRTLKPEEQRQALRALELHYQAFLRDSQDASSFGPEDRLQAEREYSSCSRHYQQLLQSLEQGEQEESRCQRCISELKDIRLQLEACETRTVHRLRLPLDKEPARECAQRIAEQQKAQAEVEGLGKGVARLSAEAEKVLALPEPSPAAPTLRSELELTLGKLEQVRSLSAIYLEKLKTISLVIRSTQGAEDVLRVHEEQLKEAQAVPATLPELEATKAALKKLRAQAEAQQPVFDALRDELRGAQEVGEQLQQRHGERDVEVERWRERVTQLLERWQAVLAQTDVRQRELEQLGRQLRYYRESADPLGAWLQDAKQRQEKIQAVPLANSQAVREQLRQEKALLEEIERHREKVEECQRFAKQYINAIKDYELQLVTYKAQLEPVASPAKKPKVQSGSESVIQEYVDLRTRYSELTTLTSQYIKFISETLRRMEEEERLAEQQRAEERERLAEVEAALEKQRQLAEAHAQAKAQAEREAQELQRRMQEEVVRREEAAVDAQQQKRSIQEELEHLRQSSDAEIQAKARQVEAAERSRLRIEEEIRVVRLQLENTERQRGGAEDELQALRARAEEAEAQKRQAQEEAERLRRQVKDETQRKRQAEAELALRVKAEAEAAREKQRALQALEELRLQAEEADRRLRQAEVERARQVQVALETAQRSAAVELQSKRASFAEKTAQLERTLQEEHVTVTQLREEAERHAQQQAQAERAREEAERELERWQLKANEALRLRLQAEEVAQQKSLAQAEAEKQKEEAEREARRRGKAEEQAVRQRELAEQELEKQRQLAEGTAQQRLAAEQELIRLRAETEQGEQQRQLLEEELARLQREAAAATQKRQELEAELAKVRAEMEVLLASKARAEEESRSTSEKSKQRLETEASRFRELAEEAARLRALAEEAKRQRQLAEEDAARQRAEAERVLAEKLAAISEATRLKTEAEIALKEKEAENERLRRLAEDEAFQRRRLEEQAAQHKADIEERLAQLRRASESEMERQRALVEDTLRQRRQVEEEILALKASFEKAAAGKAELELELGRIRGDAENTLRSKEQAEVEAARQRQLAAEEEQRRREAEERVQKSLAAEEEAARQRKAALEEVERLKAKVEEARRLRERAEQESARQLQLAQDAAQKRLQAEEKAHAFAVQQKEQELQQTLQQEQSMLERLRGEAEAARSAAEEAEEARERAEREAAQSRRQVEEAERLKQAAEEQAQARAQAQAAAEKLRKEAEQEAARRTQAEQAALRQKQAADAEMEKHKKFAEQTLRQKAQVEQELTTLRLQLEETDHQKGILDEELQRLKAEVTEATRQRGQVEEELFSVRVQMEELGKLKARIEAENRALILRDKDNTQRFLEEEAEKMKQVAEEAARLSVAAQEAARLRQLAEEDLAQQRALAEKMLKEKMQAVQEATRLKAEAQLLQQQKELAQEQARRLQEDKEQMAQQLVQETQGFQRTLEAERQRQLEMSAEAERLKLRVAEMSRAQARAEEDAQRFRKQAEEIGEKLHRTELATQEKVTLVQTLEIQRQQSDQDADRLREAIAELEREKEKLREEARSLQLKSEEMQTVQQEQLLQETQALQQSFLSEKDSLLQRERFIEQEKAKLERLFQDEVAKAQELREEQRRQQQQMEQEKQQLLASMEEARRQQREAEEGVRRKQEELQRLEQQRQQQEKLLAEENQRLRERLQQLEEEHRAALAHSQVVASKILPNGRDAPDGPATDAEPEHAFDGLRRKVPAQRLQEVGILSMEEVQRLEQGHTTVAQLSQREDVRRYLQGRSSIAGLLLEPTGEKLSVYAALQRQLLSPGTALILLEAQAASGFLLDPVRNRRLTVNEAVKEGLVGPELHHKLLSAERAVTGYKDPYTGEQISLFQAMKKDLIVRDHGIRLLEAQIATGGIIDPVHSHRVPVHVAYQRGYFDEEMNRVLADPSDDTKGFFDPNTHENLTYLQLMERCVEDSETGLRLLPLTDQAAKGGELVYTDSEARDVFEKATVSAPFGKFQGRTVTIWELINSEYFTAEQRRDLLRQFRTGKVTVEKIIKIVITVVEEHEQKGQLCFEGLRALVPAAELLDSQVINRDLYRQLQRGERSVQEVAEVDAVRQALRGTNVIAGVWLEEAGQKLSIYEALKKELLQPEVAVALLEAQAGTGHIIDPATSARLTVDDAVRAGLVGPELHEKLLSAEKAVTGYKDPYSGQSVSLFQALKKGLIPKEQGLRLLDAQLSTGGIVDPSRSHRVPLDVACARGYLDKETSKALLAPRDDAKTYYDPSTREPVTYGQLQQQCRPDQLTGLSLLPLSEKAARARQEEIYSELQARETFQKTTVEVPMGSFQGRTVTIWELISSEYFTEEQRLELLRQFRTGKVTVEKIIKIVITIVEEVETVRREKLSFSGLRAPVPASELLAAGVLSSAQFEQLKDGKTSVKDLSEVDSVRTLLQGTGCLAGIYLEDSKEKVTIYEAMRRGLLRPSTAALLLEAQAATGFLVDPVRNQRLYVHEAVKAGIVGPELHEKLLSAEKAVTGYKDPYSGNTISLFQAMKKGLVLRDHGIRLLEAQIATGGIIDPVHSHRVPVHVAYQRGYFDEEMNRVLADPSDDTKGFFDPNTHENLTYRQLLERCVEDPETGLRLLPLKGAEKVEVVETTQVYTEEETRRAFEETQIDIPGGGSHGGSTMSLWEVMQSDLIPKEQQARLMADFQAGRVTKERMIIIIIEIIEKTEIIRQQNLASYDYVRRRLTAEDLYEARVISREAYNLLREGTKSLREVLEAESAWRYLYGSGCVAGVYLPGSRQTLTIYQALRRGLLSAEVARLLLEAQAATGFLLDPVKGERLTVDEAVRKGLVGPELHDRLLSAERAVTGYRDPYTEQTISLFQAMKKDLIPAEEALRLLDAQLATGGIVDPHLGFHLPLEVAYQRGYLSVDTHDQLSEPSEVRAYVDPSTDERLSYTQLLRRCRQDEKSGQLLLPLSDARKLTFRGLRKQITVEELVRSQVMDEATARQLQEGLASVEEVTKNLQKFLEGTSCIAGVFVDATKERLSVYQAMKKGIIRPGTAFELLEAQAATGYIIDPIKGLKLTVEEAVRMGIVGPEFKDKLLSAERAVTGYKDPYSGKLISLFQAMKKGLILKDHGIRLLEAQIATGGIIDPEESHRLPVEVAYKRGLFDEEMNEILTDPSDDTKGFFDPNTEENLTYLQLMERCITDPQTALCLLPLKEKKRERKTSSKSSVRKRRVVIVDPETGKEMSVYEAYRKGLIDHQTYLELSEQECEWEEITISSSDGVVKSMIIDRRSGRQYDIDEAITKNLIDRSALDQYRAGTLSITEFADMLSGNASGFRSRSSSVGSSSSYPISPAVSRTQLASWSDPTEETGPVAGILDTETLEKVSITEAMHRNLVDNITGQRLLEAQACTGGIIDPNTGERFPVTDAVNKGLVDKIMVDRINLAQKAFCGFEDPRTKTKMSAAQALKKGWLYYEAGQRFLEVQYLTGGLIEPDTPGRVPLDEALQRGMVDARTAQKLRDVGAYSKYLTCPKTKLKISYKDALDRSMVEDGTGLRLLEAAAQSSKGYYSPYSVSGSGSTTGSRTGSRTGSRAGSRRGSFDATGSGFSMTFSSSSYSSSGYGRRYASGPTSSVGGPESAAA